A region of Periophthalmus magnuspinnatus isolate fPerMag1 chromosome 13, fPerMag1.2.pri, whole genome shotgun sequence DNA encodes the following proteins:
- the bud23 gene encoding probable 18S rRNA (guanine-N(7))-methyltransferase — protein sequence MASSRRPEHTAPPEVFYNDEEAKKYSQNSRMIEIQTQMSERAVELLNLPEGQPCYLLDVGCGSGLSGDYLSEEGHYWVGVDISTSMLDVALDRDVEGDLLVGDMGQGMPFRPGTFDGCISISALQWLCNADKRTHSPPKRLYTFFSTLYSSLSRGARAVFQLYPENSEQLELITTQAMRAGFSGGMVVDYPNSSKAKKFFLCLFAGVSGVLPKGLGTETSDKTVPNQVQYSGQRCRFKNMKGKSAKKGKDWILEKKERRRRQGRGVRPDTKYTGRQRRPHF from the exons ATGGCCAGCAGTCGACGGCCCGAGCATACTGCACCTCCTGAAGTG TTTTACAATGACGAAGAGGCAAAGAAATACTCTCAAAA CTCTCGAATGATAGAGATCCAAACGCAAATGTCAGAGCGTGCTGTGGAGCTTTTGAACCTTCCAGAGGGACAGCCCTGTTACCTGCTGGATGTGGG GTGTGGCTCTGGACTCAGTGGAGATTATCTCTCTGAAGAGGGACACTATTGGGTTGGAGTTGACATCAGTACATCAATGCTTG ATGTTGCCCTTGATAGAGATGTGGAAGGAGACCTCTTAGTGGGAGACATGGGACAGGGAATGCCTTTCAGACCTGGTACCTTTGATGGCTGTATCAG TATTTCTGCTCTACAATGGCTCTGCAATGCGGACAAGAGGACACACAGTCCGCCAAAGAGACTGTATACGTTCTTCAGCACTTTGTACTCCTCTCTG TCAAGGGGAGCACGTGCAGTTTTTCAGCTTTATCCTGAGAACTCAGAGCAG CTTGAACTGATCACGACACAGGCCATGAGGGCAGGATTCAGTGGGGGCATGGTGGTTGATTATCCCAACAGCAGCAAAGCCAAAAA attctttttgtgtttgtttgctgGAGTGTCTGGAGTCCTTCCCAAG GGTTTGGGAACAGAGACATCAGATAAAACTGTGCCAAACCAAGTTCAGTATTCAGGACAAAG ATGCCGCTTTAAAAATATGAAGGGGAAATCAGCAAAAAAGGGTAAAGATTGGATCttggagaagaaggagaggagaagacgaCAAGGACG TGGTGTTCGGCCTGATACAAAGTACACCGGACGTCAGAGAAGACCTCATTTCTAG
- the dnajc30b gene encoding dnaJ (Hsp40) homolog, subfamily C, member 30b isoform X1 has translation MKNSLLRVNLWSNHCRMSPWTRQVFLCAQPDTFICIQQFKSFCTFAFVLPEQRFKRPVRLQSSTEQQICLSTRHYSWRRRDDQNIDDLPLYRSRTAYYDILKVTPHATQAQIKTAYYKQSFIYHPDKNPGNMEATQAFSEISEAYTVLGNINLKRKYDRGILSESDVRGAGKPSKASSSSSKQTGSTQQQRGRHFTQRGEKVFYDFDAFYKAHYGEQLQREQEMRARKQRIQEMHEKKKMAWQHTKILEILATMLCASAGFILYNIKKS, from the exons ATGAAGAACAGTTTACTACGAGTCAACCTCTGGTCCAATCACT GCAGAATGTCACCCTGGACAAGACAAGTGTTTTTATGTGCACAACCAGACACTTTCATATGCATCCAGCAGTTCAAGTCTTTCTGCACATTTGCTTTTGTTCTGCCAGAGCAAAGATTCAAGAGACCTGTAAGATTGCAGTCCTCTACTGAACAACAAATATGCCTCAGCACCAGGCACTACAGCTGGAGAAGAAGAGATGACCAAAACATAGATGATTTGCCACTGTATAGAAGTAGGACCGCTTATTATGATATCCTAAAAGTCACACCTCATGCCACACAGGCTCAGATCAAAACAGCCTACTACAAACAGTCCTTTATCTACCATCCTGACAAAAACCCAGGGAACATGGAGGCAACGCAGGCTTTCTCTGAGATCAGTGAGGCCTACACTGTACTGGGAAACATCAATCTGAAGAGGAAATATGATCGGGGCATCTTGAGTGAGTCTGATGTCCGAGGTGCAGGGAAACCTTCTAAAGCCAGTTCCAGCAGCAGCAAGCAAACAGGTTCtacacagcagcagaggggcAGGCATTTTACCCAACGAGGAGAAAAAGTCTTTTATGATTTTGATGCCTTTTATAAAGCACACTATGGAGAACAACTGCAAAGAGAGCAAGAAATGAGAGCCAGGAAGCAGCGCATACAAGAAATGCATGAGAAGAAAAAGATGGCATGGCAGCATACAAAAATTTTAGAAATTCTCGCGACTATGTTGTGTGCATCAGCTGGGTTCATCCTCTATAACATTAAAAAATCCtga
- the dnajc30b gene encoding dnaJ (Hsp40) homolog, subfamily C, member 30b isoform X2: MSPWTRQVFLCAQPDTFICIQQFKSFCTFAFVLPEQRFKRPVRLQSSTEQQICLSTRHYSWRRRDDQNIDDLPLYRSRTAYYDILKVTPHATQAQIKTAYYKQSFIYHPDKNPGNMEATQAFSEISEAYTVLGNINLKRKYDRGILSESDVRGAGKPSKASSSSSKQTGSTQQQRGRHFTQRGEKVFYDFDAFYKAHYGEQLQREQEMRARKQRIQEMHEKKKMAWQHTKILEILATMLCASAGFILYNIKKS, from the coding sequence ATGTCACCCTGGACAAGACAAGTGTTTTTATGTGCACAACCAGACACTTTCATATGCATCCAGCAGTTCAAGTCTTTCTGCACATTTGCTTTTGTTCTGCCAGAGCAAAGATTCAAGAGACCTGTAAGATTGCAGTCCTCTACTGAACAACAAATATGCCTCAGCACCAGGCACTACAGCTGGAGAAGAAGAGATGACCAAAACATAGATGATTTGCCACTGTATAGAAGTAGGACCGCTTATTATGATATCCTAAAAGTCACACCTCATGCCACACAGGCTCAGATCAAAACAGCCTACTACAAACAGTCCTTTATCTACCATCCTGACAAAAACCCAGGGAACATGGAGGCAACGCAGGCTTTCTCTGAGATCAGTGAGGCCTACACTGTACTGGGAAACATCAATCTGAAGAGGAAATATGATCGGGGCATCTTGAGTGAGTCTGATGTCCGAGGTGCAGGGAAACCTTCTAAAGCCAGTTCCAGCAGCAGCAAGCAAACAGGTTCtacacagcagcagaggggcAGGCATTTTACCCAACGAGGAGAAAAAGTCTTTTATGATTTTGATGCCTTTTATAAAGCACACTATGGAGAACAACTGCAAAGAGAGCAAGAAATGAGAGCCAGGAAGCAGCGCATACAAGAAATGCATGAGAAGAAAAAGATGGCATGGCAGCATACAAAAATTTTAGAAATTCTCGCGACTATGTTGTGTGCATCAGCTGGGTTCATCCTCTATAACATTAAAAAATCCtga